A genomic stretch from Empedobacter stercoris includes:
- the lpxK gene encoding tetraacyldisaccharide 4'-kinase, giving the protein MNWRRFLLPFSGLYWIGTSVRNLFYNIGMMRSTSFNIPIINVGNLSVGGTGKSPHIMYLIDLLKDEKLTATLSRGYGRKTKGFLIANYSSKVYDIGDEPMQFFQRFKNRILIAVCEERVFGAHKLIDHYKSEVILLDDAYQHRAIKAGFNIMLTDFNNPYYKDFLLPAGDLRESGSGVRRADIVIVTKCPDRISEEKHKEISKRIKLKSHQQLFFSKIVYDNKLIGRLDDVEKSTWKNLNVILVTGIAKTDGLVKFAEENFANVLHLEYPDHHNFSQSEIEYIYKRYEDTEGRKRFDKIIMTTEKDFMRLMEESMIKDDLYYIPIRIEINDKEKFNQTILEYVGKN; this is encoded by the coding sequence ATGAATTGGCGTAGATTTTTACTTCCATTTTCTGGTTTATATTGGATAGGAACTTCGGTTCGAAATCTGTTTTACAACATTGGAATGATGCGTTCTACATCATTCAATATTCCCATTATTAATGTCGGAAATTTGTCTGTAGGAGGAACAGGGAAGTCACCTCATATCATGTATTTGATTGATTTGTTGAAAGACGAGAAATTAACTGCAACATTGAGTAGAGGTTATGGTCGAAAAACAAAAGGTTTTTTAATTGCAAATTATTCTTCTAAGGTTTATGATATTGGAGATGAACCGATGCAGTTTTTTCAACGTTTCAAGAACAGAATCTTGATTGCTGTTTGTGAAGAAAGAGTTTTTGGAGCTCATAAATTAATAGATCATTACAAATCAGAAGTGATTTTGTTGGATGATGCGTATCAACATCGCGCAATAAAAGCTGGTTTCAACATTATGTTGACAGATTTTAATAACCCATATTACAAAGATTTTTTGTTGCCAGCTGGTGATTTGAGAGAGAGTGGAAGTGGAGTTCGTCGTGCTGATATTGTAATTGTAACAAAATGTCCTGATCGAATTTCGGAAGAAAAACACAAAGAAATTTCGAAACGAATTAAGTTGAAATCCCATCAACAATTATTTTTCTCGAAAATTGTTTATGATAACAAATTGATAGGAAGATTAGATGATGTAGAGAAATCAACTTGGAAAAATCTAAATGTTATTTTGGTTACTGGAATCGCAAAAACTGATGGTTTAGTGAAATTTGCAGAAGAAAATTTTGCCAATGTATTGCATTTAGAATATCCAGATCATCATAATTTTAGTCAATCAGAAATTGAGTATATTTACAAACGATACGAAGATACGGAAGGAAGAAAACGTTTTGATAAAATTATCATGACAACGGAGAAAGATTTTATGCGTTTGATGGAAGAATCCATGATAAAAGACGATTTATATTATATTCCGATTCGTATCGAAATTAACGATAAAGAAAAATTTAATCAAACTATTTTAGAGTATGTTGGAAAGAATTAA
- a CDS encoding alpha/beta hydrolase family protein yields the protein MKSNLSTKNLKNYASQLLTKKAMYAAAIALLTTSVNAQKKPLDLTVFDEWQSIGMKELSNNGSWVAYQVNAQESDNTLNFFGLKTDKNLSFHRGEQSVFTADSKFAIFKIKPFYKDLKLVRIKKKKEHEIAKDSIGILNLATNHVEKLPNIKSFKTPKKEGSFLAYLVEKEDLKNDKNVKSDSTKTKDKPVKSAGKDKKDTPLELVLRNLISGQKKSFKNVMNYEFSENGKQLIFSTKQEKKDSLDQTKYGVFLVNTATFVQKQLVDTIGEFKQFAFDEMASKVAFVGTTDEEKKENKTYYLYHTSTNNPQQIKKTELLGLKKNWQVSENRQPKFSKDGNFLFIGLMPKLVEKDTTIIADDHAKVDVWSYKDEFIQPQQLKNLEREKKRSYLSVIDFSNPEKVTQLADLDMNQVEILNEGNSNFALGTSDNAYRLISNWDLTRRRDYYIVNVKNGQRELFAKGLAGRVEMSPNGKFAVYYNAENGLWSSYNIETKQTKVLNKKLKVKFYDEENDSPTLAQAYGVAYFTDNDETVLIKDRYDIWEFDLVGNRRPENVTNGFGRKHNITFDINQLNEELKTINRDTQLYLGAFNNQNKQSGVYQTIISKAKNPEKVVMSNTWGAQKMTKALNANQYIYTKETFRNSPDVYVSTNFKDEKKVSAINPQQKDYYWGNGELVTWKTYSGKNATGVVYKPENFDPNKKYPMIVYFYEKLSDNLNRYQAPAPTPSRINHTYFVSNDYIVFTPDISYTVGHPAKSAEDYINSGVEALKKNNWVNGDKIGIQGQSWGGYQVSHLITATDMYAAAWAGAPVVNMTSAYGGIRWGTGMSRQFQYEQTQSRIGKTLWEAPELYIENSPLFNMPKVTTPVVIMHNDEDGAVPWYQGIEMFMALRRLGKPSWMLNYNGDDHNLIKRANRNDIQKRQVQFFDHYLKDQPAPKWMSEGVPAISKGIDWGFELESVND from the coding sequence ATGAAATCGAATTTATCTACTAAAAATTTGAAAAATTATGCCTCTCAACTTCTAACTAAAAAGGCGATGTATGCTGCGGCTATAGCTCTATTGACAACAAGTGTTAATGCGCAAAAGAAACCTCTTGATTTGACTGTTTTTGATGAATGGCAATCAATCGGAATGAAAGAATTGTCGAATAACGGTTCTTGGGTAGCTTATCAAGTAAATGCACAAGAAAGCGATAATACGTTGAATTTTTTTGGTCTGAAAACGGATAAAAATTTAAGTTTTCATCGAGGTGAACAAAGTGTTTTTACAGCAGATTCTAAATTTGCTATTTTTAAGATTAAACCTTTTTACAAAGATTTGAAATTGGTTCGAATCAAAAAGAAAAAAGAACACGAAATTGCAAAAGATTCGATCGGGATTTTAAATCTTGCAACTAATCATGTTGAAAAATTACCCAATATAAAATCGTTTAAAACGCCTAAAAAGGAAGGTTCATTTTTAGCTTATTTAGTAGAAAAAGAAGACTTGAAGAACGATAAAAATGTCAAGTCAGATTCAACAAAAACAAAAGATAAACCTGTAAAATCCGCAGGAAAAGATAAAAAAGACACGCCTTTAGAATTGGTTTTAAGAAATTTGATTTCTGGTCAGAAAAAATCGTTCAAAAATGTGATGAATTATGAGTTCAGCGAGAATGGTAAACAATTAATTTTTTCGACAAAACAAGAGAAAAAAGATAGTTTAGATCAAACAAAATACGGTGTTTTCTTAGTTAATACGGCAACTTTTGTTCAAAAGCAGTTGGTGGATACAATTGGTGAATTTAAACAATTTGCATTTGACGAAATGGCAAGTAAAGTAGCGTTTGTTGGTACGACAGATGAAGAGAAAAAGGAGAACAAAACCTATTATTTATATCATACATCAACAAATAATCCACAACAGATAAAGAAAACTGAATTGTTAGGATTGAAAAAAAATTGGCAAGTTTCAGAAAACCGTCAGCCAAAATTTAGTAAAGATGGAAATTTTTTATTCATAGGTTTGATGCCGAAATTAGTTGAAAAAGACACTACAATAATTGCAGATGATCATGCAAAGGTTGATGTTTGGAGTTACAAAGACGAATTTATTCAACCGCAACAATTAAAGAATCTTGAACGAGAGAAAAAACGTTCGTATTTATCTGTGATTGATTTTTCAAATCCAGAAAAAGTGACGCAATTAGCAGATTTAGACATGAATCAAGTTGAAATCTTGAACGAAGGAAATTCAAATTTTGCATTAGGAACTTCTGACAATGCCTATCGATTAATTTCAAATTGGGATTTAACAAGACGTAGAGATTACTACATTGTGAATGTTAAAAATGGACAGCGAGAATTATTTGCAAAAGGTTTAGCAGGAAGAGTAGAAATGTCTCCAAATGGAAAGTTTGCGGTGTATTATAATGCAGAAAATGGACTATGGTCGAGTTATAATATCGAAACAAAACAAACGAAAGTTTTGAATAAAAAACTGAAAGTTAAGTTTTATGATGAGGAAAATGATTCACCAACTTTAGCACAAGCGTATGGAGTTGCTTATTTTACAGATAATGACGAAACAGTATTAATCAAAGATCGTTATGATATTTGGGAATTTGATTTGGTTGGAAATCGTCGTCCAGAAAATGTAACAAATGGTTTTGGTCGTAAACACAATATTACATTTGATATTAATCAGTTGAATGAAGAACTCAAAACAATAAATCGTGATACGCAACTTTATTTAGGTGCTTTTAATAATCAGAATAAACAATCAGGTGTTTATCAAACTATTATTTCGAAAGCTAAAAATCCCGAAAAAGTAGTGATGTCGAATACATGGGGTGCTCAAAAAATGACGAAAGCATTGAATGCCAACCAATATATTTATACCAAAGAAACATTCCGAAACTCTCCGGATGTTTATGTATCAACGAATTTTAAGGATGAGAAAAAAGTTTCTGCTATCAATCCGCAACAAAAAGATTATTATTGGGGGAATGGAGAATTGGTAACTTGGAAAACGTATTCAGGAAAAAACGCAACAGGAGTGGTGTATAAACCAGAGAATTTTGATCCAAACAAAAAATATCCAATGATTGTTTACTTCTACGAAAAACTTTCAGATAATTTGAATCGTTATCAAGCGCCTGCACCAACACCTTCACGAATCAATCATACGTATTTTGTGAGTAACGATTATATTGTATTTACACCAGATATTTCGTATACAGTTGGCCATCCAGCTAAGTCTGCTGAGGATTATATAAACTCTGGAGTAGAAGCTCTGAAGAAAAATAACTGGGTAAATGGTGATAAAATTGGTATTCAAGGTCAGAGTTGGGGAGGTTACCAAGTTTCACATTTGATAACAGCTACCGATATGTATGCAGCAGCTTGGGCAGGTGCTCCAGTTGTAAATATGACTTCTGCTTATGGTGGAATTCGTTGGGGAACAGGTATGAGTCGTCAATTTCAATACGAGCAAACGCAAAGTAGAATTGGTAAAACATTGTGGGAAGCACCAGAATTATACATCGAAAATTCACCATTATTTAATATGCCTAAGGTGACAACGCCTGTAGTTATTATGCATAACGACGAAGATGGTGCAGTTCCTTGGTATCAAGGTATTGAAATGTTTATGGCATTGCGTCGTTTAGGGAAACCATCATGGATGTTAAACTACAACGGTGACGATCATAACTTGATTAAACGTGCCAATAGAAATGATATTCAAAAGCGTCAAGTACAATTTTTTGATCATTACCTAAAAGATCAGCCAGCTCCGAAATGGATGAGCGAAGGAGTTCCTGCAATTTCAAAAGGAATTGATTGGGGCTTCGAATTGGAGTCGGTAAATGATTAA
- a CDS encoding MBL fold metallo-hydrolase, with amino-acid sequence MKKYLLSIGLGISMISLAQNIQIVPLGVYGGSNESNLSSYLIGEESTNDYLALDAGTIYAGINKSIEKGTFEEEIGNVLKNYIKGYFISHGHLDHLSGMIINSPEDSKKPIYGTSEMIDVLKNKYFTNDAWANFANEGEAPILNKYTYNYAKIGTPFNIENTNLTGTIYELSHVNPLKSAAILVENDSNAVLYFGDTGADRIEGTTNLQTIWKAISPKIKSGKLNTLMLEVSFPNSQPENLLFGHLTPKLINEELGVLAKIVGKNKLKGLNIIVTHIKPKGDYEQKIKEELLQDNPYMIHYIFPQQGERIILK; translated from the coding sequence ATGAAAAAATATCTTTTAAGCATTGGTTTAGGAATTTCGATGATCTCTTTGGCTCAAAATATTCAAATTGTACCGCTTGGCGTTTATGGAGGAAGTAATGAAAGTAATCTTTCTTCTTATTTAATAGGAGAAGAATCGACGAACGACTACTTGGCTTTAGATGCAGGAACGATTTATGCTGGAATCAATAAATCAATAGAAAAAGGCACTTTTGAGGAAGAAATTGGAAATGTTCTAAAAAATTATATCAAAGGATATTTTATTTCGCATGGACATTTGGATCATCTTTCTGGAATGATTATTAATTCTCCTGAAGACTCGAAAAAACCTATTTATGGTACTTCGGAAATGATTGATGTCTTGAAAAATAAATACTTTACAAATGATGCGTGGGCAAATTTTGCAAATGAAGGAGAGGCTCCAATTTTAAATAAATATACGTACAATTATGCCAAAATAGGCACTCCATTTAATATAGAAAATACAAATCTCACTGGAACGATTTACGAATTGAGTCATGTCAATCCATTAAAAAGTGCTGCTATTTTAGTTGAAAATGATTCGAATGCCGTTTTATATTTTGGCGATACTGGAGCTGATCGTATAGAAGGAACAACAAATTTACAGACGATTTGGAAAGCTATATCACCAAAAATAAAATCGGGTAAATTGAACACTTTGATGTTAGAGGTTTCTTTCCCTAATTCGCAACCAGAAAATTTATTATTTGGTCATTTAACACCAAAATTAATCAACGAAGAATTAGGAGTATTAGCGAAAATCGTTGGAAAAAATAAATTGAAAGGGTTAAACATCATCGTTACGCATATTAAACCAAAAGGAGATTATGAACAAAAAATAAAAGAAGAATTACTACAAGATAATCCTTATATGATTCATTATATTTTTCCTCAACAAGGTGAGAGAATTATTTTAAAATAA
- a CDS encoding DUF4230 domain-containing protein: MSNLKKIILVVVAFVFGVMITYFIMDKFKTEDYSEQSHVIAYQIERMNKMIVAEQTYSDLYNHTSKKSVPGFTDIFSSDKKVTLLVKAKAQATYDLKKMDVELDSVNKKIIIKSIPAVEIKVYPDVSFYDMDQSVFNKFSKDDLNGIKKRAVEHVEKTVDKSKLKKEAHQQLIQNLGDLYFLAKTYGWTIEDKTSYANELNKLYD, from the coding sequence ATGAGTAATTTAAAAAAAATAATTCTTGTCGTTGTAGCTTTTGTTTTTGGCGTGATGATTACGTATTTCATCATGGATAAATTTAAAACAGAAGATTATTCCGAACAATCGCATGTCATAGCTTATCAAATCGAACGAATGAATAAAATGATTGTTGCTGAACAAACTTATTCAGATTTATACAATCATACATCAAAAAAATCAGTACCTGGTTTTACAGATATTTTTTCGTCGGATAAAAAAGTAACACTTTTAGTGAAAGCAAAAGCACAAGCAACCTATGATTTAAAAAAAATGGATGTTGAATTAGATTCGGTAAATAAGAAAATTATAATCAAATCAATTCCAGCAGTTGAAATAAAAGTGTATCCTGATGTCAGTTTTTATGATATGGATCAAAGTGTTTTTAATAAATTTAGTAAAGATGATTTGAACGGGATTAAGAAGCGTGCGGTAGAGCATGTTGAGAAAACTGTCGATAAATCGAAACTAAAAAAAGAAGCACATCAACAATTAATTCAAAATCTTGGCGATTTGTACTTCTTGGCTAAAACCTATGGTTGGACAATAGAAGATAAAACGAGTTATGCAAACGAATTGAATAAATTATACGATTAA
- a CDS encoding TlpA family protein disulfide reductase, which translates to MKKILAIALVVMLGFSTQTFAQKKVTNRVITSENGTKMLTGEFNREALEEADFKGWYNQEYDSYEVEKSKLRALKGLRNYRIEVFVGTWCPDSRRELPRLYKILDDIKFSQNRLKVIGVNRQKKSFNGEEINKNIIRVPTIIVYNNKKEEVGRIVESPVSGYLEEDLAQIVNGTPLTPNYTNE; encoded by the coding sequence ATGAAAAAAATATTGGCAATTGCACTTGTAGTAATGTTAGGATTTTCGACGCAAACTTTTGCTCAGAAAAAAGTGACGAATCGCGTAATTACTTCAGAAAACGGAACAAAAATGTTGACAGGAGAATTTAACAGAGAAGCTTTAGAAGAAGCTGATTTTAAAGGTTGGTACAACCAAGAGTACGATTCTTACGAAGTTGAAAAAAGTAAACTAAGAGCATTGAAAGGTTTGAGAAACTATCGTATCGAAGTTTTTGTAGGAACTTGGTGCCCAGATTCTCGTCGCGAATTGCCTCGTCTGTATAAAATATTAGATGATATTAAATTTTCTCAAAACCGTTTGAAAGTGATTGGTGTTAACCGTCAAAAGAAAAGTTTTAATGGAGAAGAAATCAATAAAAATATAATTCGTGTTCCGACAATTATCGTTTATAATAATAAAAAAGAAGAAGTTGGAAGAATTGTTGAATCTCCTGTTTCTGGATATTTAGAAGAGGATTTGGCACAGATTGTGAATGGTACGCCGTTGACACCAAATTATACAAATGAGTAA
- a CDS encoding purine-nucleoside phosphorylase, translated as MLERINEAIKYINNLLPGQPEFVIVLGSGLGKLEDEVENKVVINYKDIPNFPQVTVEGHKGHLVYGTILGKKVLMMAGRFHYYEGYSMEEVTFPMRVFNGLGINKVILSNASGGVNPNFQVGDILIVKDHINMMPEHPLRGKNIDELGPRFVDMSKAYDKEMLNEAVEFAKANDILVHQGVYVGLQGPTFETPSEYGLVRFIGGDCVGMSTVPEVIVARHMDMRVFCVSVITDLGGPEISFDVSHEDVLNAANNAMPNVIKVVKSVIENC; from the coding sequence ATGTTGGAAAGAATTAATGAGGCTATAAAGTACATCAATAATTTATTGCCAGGTCAACCAGAATTTGTAATTGTATTAGGATCTGGTTTAGGAAAATTAGAAGACGAAGTAGAAAATAAAGTTGTAATTAACTACAAGGATATTCCAAACTTTCCTCAAGTAACAGTAGAAGGACACAAAGGTCATTTAGTATACGGAACTATTTTGGGTAAAAAAGTTTTGATGATGGCTGGTCGTTTTCATTATTACGAAGGGTATTCGATGGAAGAAGTTACTTTTCCAATGCGTGTTTTTAACGGATTAGGAATTAACAAAGTTATTTTATCAAATGCTTCAGGAGGTGTTAATCCAAATTTCCAAGTAGGAGATATTTTAATTGTAAAAGATCATATCAACATGATGCCAGAACATCCTTTACGTGGAAAAAATATCGACGAATTAGGACCACGTTTTGTAGACATGTCTAAAGCGTATGACAAAGAAATGTTGAACGAAGCGGTAGAGTTTGCTAAAGCAAATGATATTTTAGTTCATCAAGGTGTTTATGTCGGATTACAAGGGCCAACTTTCGAAACACCATCAGAATATGGATTGGTACGTTTTATCGGTGGAGATTGTGTTGGAATGAGTACTGTTCCAGAAGTAATTGTTGCTCGCCACATGGATATGCGTGTGTTCTGCGTTTCTGTAATTACAGATTTAGGTGGACCAGAAATTTCGTTTGATGTTTCGCATGAAGATGTCTTAAATGCAGCGAACAATGCTATGCCGAATGTAATTAAAGTGGTAAAAAGTGTTATCGAAAATTGTTAA